One segment of Anopheles stephensi strain Indian chromosome 3, UCI_ANSTEP_V1.0, whole genome shotgun sequence DNA contains the following:
- the LOC118512916 gene encoding voltage-dependent calcium channel subunit alpha-2/delta-3 isoform X6 — translation MLYIGGRSSCGILAFTFLLFFAISITRSADEPTTTIKYNVVQAWAAKLGGELWHLGDFITRRKEVEESFKQAQVVSKNGQKIVEEMAKDLKYMMDAKVSAVKRIMDTAENTAISFDEEPVNQSFQYYNAKQMIEPGEIITTPIPMIDEDPADITTPIPPKEIVLTKKRHFFNEAVNTTVSSVHVPTNVYDRATEVIKAIKWSEALDSIFYNNYIGDPTLTWQYFGSSSGFLRQFPATKWEQDPVDLYDCRLRSWYIEAANSPKDMLILVDSSGSMTGQRKDIAKHVVSNILDTLGPNDYVNIFTFSEEVAEVVPCFRDTLVQANMGNIRELKLGMDNIETNEIANVSAALTRAFELLEQFRETRNGARCNQAIMLVSDGVPYSFDEVFEQFNWKELPFIPVRVFTYLIGREVADVKEIKEMACRNQGYYVHLSTMAEVREEVLNYIPVIARPLVLNKREHPVVWSEIYADVEDPKMTDWLWEIKERAEQKERFIDYRKNRVLFYSPEEQHRRMIMKQRMNQDPYSNNQKYNFMTTVSVPVFDRRENATRVANILGVAGADVPIAEIKKYLKPHLLGVNGYAFIVTNNGYILTHPDFRPVFQDILKPAYNTVDMIEVELTDDDQGPRDFNNMLLNMRESIINQSTGAKWIRVKYHFDEMKRVSRTKRQYYWTPIKNTPFTLVVTYPETYGVNRLQIRTEDEIHRIHAKGSNVASFFSGNNWKIHPDWVYCKYLNEHPNETFGTPELELKHFLERMKLGGWKWPSNRTPPPPEHAMFCDRGLMQALVYDAKVTEWFSKNVSGSGGNKDEKGNEFKQRFGITVSFLATHSGLTRWQEYATGADESKQAEPDFSETHNRAIDEVWYKRAVELYYSNRNRKGADGENGKDDSDRNSFVYSVPFDAGNRNDTLVTASHAIFHTDGTREAPVAVVGFQFHHSALYTLFKNITSQCGHGDPRCEKTCFTGDYQCYVIDNNGFVVISEQLQETGAFFGEVKPAFMQRLLDDSIFRNVTVYDYQAVCFMPKGSINLGTVLQTPLRLLWWILTNTLSYLVWVVMQLFLSLAQAYDEIYDTGAYDVVPELGDLDDPTLNRYKEPEFNKVLINRTRPEPCDHVITLYELNMDVDPSVYTKEAHQCERPYVVLPIPSSNLLLLVLDTLCPLPTHVPQLSTWPVEHDYNASLACHKARSDPLPRRRPLTCINKHANESVIELCGDGSIPRYNVALLLALLVFGQCIVQRCAAGGIFAYL, via the exons ATGTTGTACATAGGCGGCAGAAGTAGCTGTGGCATACTAGCTTTCACGTTTCTACTGTTCTTTGCAATCTCCATTACCCGTAGTGCCGATGAGCCAACGACAACAATCAAGTACAACGT TGTCCAAGCCTGGGCGGCCAAACTCGGCGGTGAACTGTGGCATTTGGGAGATTTTATAACTAGGCGAAAGGAGGTGGAAGAG AGTTTTAAACAAGCACAAGTAGTTAGCAAAAATGGACAAAAAATTGTCGAGGAGATGGCCAAGGATCTCAAGTACATGATGGATGCGAAAGTGAGCGCCGTGAAG CGCATCATGGATACGGCGGAAAACACTGCCATATCGTTCGACGAGGAACCGGTGAACCAAAGCTTCCAGTACTACAACGCGAAGCAGATGATCGAGCCGGGTGAAATCATTACCACACCGATCCCGATGATCGACGAAGATCCGGCCGACATCACCACACCGATACCGCCGAAAGAGATCGTACTGACGAAGAAGCGTCACTTCTTCAACGAAGCCGTCAACACGACCGTCAGCTCGGTGCACGTACCGACGAACGTGTACGACCGGGCGACCGAGGTGATCAAGGCGATCAAATGGTCGGAAGCGCTGGACTCCATCTTCTACAACAACTACATCGGCGACCCTACCCTCACGTGGCAATACTTTGGCAGTTCGAGCGGTTTCCTGCGCCAATTTCCCGCTACCAAGTGGGAACAGGATCCGGTCGATCTGTACGACTGCCGGCTGCGGTCGTGGTACATCGAAGCGGCCAACAGTCCGAAGGATATGCTGATCCTGGTCGACAGCTCCGGGTCGATGACGGGCCAGCGGAAGGACATCGCCAAACACGTCGTCTCGAACATCCTCGACACGCTCGGACCGAACGACTACGTCAACATTTTCACCTTCTCGGAAGAGGTGGCGGAAGTGGTGCCGTGCTTTCGCGATACGCTCGTGCAGGCGAACATGGGCAACATTCGCGAGCTGAAGCTCggtatggacaacatagaaaCCAATGAGATCGCTAACGTTTCAGCCGCCCTCACCAGGGCGTTCGAGTTGCTGGAACAGTTCCGGGAAACCCGCAACGGGGCCCGGTGCAATCAAGCGATCATGTTGGTCTCGGATGGTGTTCCATACAGCTTCGACGAGGTGTTCGAGCAGTTTAACTGGAAGGAGCTACCGTTCATACCGGTGCGCGTCTTTACCTACCTGATCGGGCGCGAGGTGGCGGACGTGAAGGAGATCAAGGAAATGGCCTGCCGGAACCAGGGCTACTACGTGCACCTGAGTACGATGGCGGAGGTGCGGGAAGAGGTGTTAAATTACATACCGGTCATAGCGCGCCCGTTGGTGCTGAACAAGCGGGAACATCCGGTCGTCTGGTCGGAGATCTATGCCGATGTCGAA GATCCCAAAATGACCGACTGGTTGTGGGAGATTAAGGAACGAGCAGAACAGAAGGAACGCTTCATCGACTATCGGAAGAATCGGGTGTTGTTTTACTCGCCGGAAGAACAACATCGTCGGATGATCATGAAGCAGCGCATG aaccAAGACCCGTACTCGAACAATCAGAAGTACAACTTCATGACGACCGTCTCGGTGCCAGTGTTTGATCGGCGAGAGAATGCG ACGCGGGTGGCCAACATACTTGGCGTAGCTGGAGCCGATGTGCCAATAgcggaaattaaaaaatacctTAAACCTCACCTG cttggTGTAAATGGATACGCCTTCATTGTCACTAACAATGGCTACATCCTGACGCATCCAGACTTCCGTCCAGTG TTTCAAGATATTCTCAAGCCAGCCTATAACACGGTCGACATGATTGAGGTCGAGTTGACCGATGACGACCAAGGGCCACGAGATTTCAATAACATGCTGCTTAAT ATGCGTGAATCTATTATCAACCAGTCTACTGGAGCCAAGTGGATACGTGTGAAGTACCACTTTGACGAAATG AAACGGGTTTCGCGTACCAAACGCCAGTACTACTGGACACCAATTAAAAACACCCCGTTCACGCTGGTGGTTACGTATCCCGAGACGTACGGCGTCAATCGGCTGCAGATACGCACGGAGGACGAGATCCACCGTATTCACGCTAAGGGCAGCAACGTGGCCAGCTTCTTCAGTGGCAACAATTGGAAAATTCATCCCGACTG GGTGTactgtaaatatttaaacgaaCACCCGAACGAAACGTTCGGTACGCCGGAGCTGGAGTTAAAGCATTTTCTCGAGCGCATGAAGCTCGGTGGCTGGAAGTGGCCCTCAAACCGCACGCCTCCCCCACCCGAACATGCCATGTTCT GCGATCGCGGTTTGATGCAGGCGCTCGTGTATGACGCTAAGGTCACGGAATGGTTCTCCAAGAACGTTAGCGGGAGCGGTGGAAACAAGGACGAGAAAGG GAACGAGTTTAAGCAACGTTTCGGCATCACCGTTTCCTTTCTGGCGACACACTCGGGTTTAACACGATGGCAAGAATATGCCACCGGTGCGGACGAATCCAAACAAGCCGA GCCTGACTTTAGTGAAACGCACAACCGTGCGATCGACGAGGTGTGGTACAAGCGTGCGGTAGAGCTGTACTACAGCAACCGCAACCGGAAGGGGGCGGACGGTGAGAACGGTAAGGACGATAGCGATCGGAACAGCTTCGTCTACTCGGTACCGTTCGATGCGGGCAATCGGAACGATACGCTCGTTACCGCGAGCCATGCCATTTTCCACACGGACGGGACGCGCGAAGCgccggtggcggtggtagGCTTCCAGTTTCATCATTCCGCACTGTACACGCTGTTTAAGAACATCACCAGCCAGTGCGGGCACGGCGATCCGCGGTGCGAGAAGACGTGCTTTACCGGCGATTATCAGTGTTACGTGATCGACAACAATGGGTTTGTGGTGATCAGTGAGCAGCTGCAGGAAACGGGTGCATTCTTTGGTGAGGTGAAGCCGGCGTTTATGCAGCGCCTGCTGGACGATAGCATCTTTCGCAATGTGACCGTGTACGACTATCAGGCGGTTTGTTTCATGCCGAAGGGCTCGATCAATCTCGGTACGGTACTGCAGACGCCGTTGCGTTTGCTCTGGTGGATTCTTACCAATACGCTTTCGTACCTGGTTTGGGTGGTGATGCAACTGTTTCTTAGCCTGGCACAAGCGTACGATGAAA taTACGACACGGGTGCGTATGATGTGGTACCGGAACTGGGCGATCTAGATGATCCAACGCTGAATCGCTACAAGGAACCGGAGTTCAACAAGGTACTGATCAACCGTACCCGGCCGGAGCCGTGCGATCACGTGATCACCCTGTACGAGCTCAACATGGACGTTGATCCGTCAGTGTACACAAAAGAGGCACACCAGTGCGAACG ACCGTACGTGGTGCTGCCGATACCGTCCAGCAATCTTCTGCTGCTAGTGCTGGACACACTCTGCCCACTGCCCACCCATGTGCCACAGCTGTCGACGTGGCCGGTGGAGCACGATTACAATGCTTCGCTCGCTTGCCACAAGGCCCGCAGCGATCCGCTCCCGCGGCGAAGACCACTTACCTGCATCAACAAGCATGCAAAT GAAAGTGTGATCGAGCTGTGCGGTGACGGTAGCATACCCAGGTACAACGTTGCTTTACTGCTTGCCCTGCTAGTGTTCGGCCAGTGCATAGTGCAGCGGTGCGCTGCCGGTGGCATCTTCGCTTACCTCTGA
- the LOC118512916 gene encoding voltage-dependent calcium channel subunit alpha-2/delta-3 isoform X4 translates to MLYIGGRSSCGILAFTFLLFFAISITRSADEPTTTIKYNVVQAWAAKLGGELWHLGDFITRRKEVEESFKQAQVVSKNGQKIVEEMAKDLKYMMDAKVSAVKRIMDTAENTAISFDEEPVNQSFQYYNAKQMIEPGEIITTPIPMIDEDPADITTPIPPKEIVLTKKRHFFNEAVNTTVSSVHVPTNVYDRATEVIKAIKWSEALDSIFYNNYIGDPTLTWQYFGSSSGFLRQFPATKWEQDPVDLYDCRLRSWYIEAANSPKDMLILVDSSGSMTGQRKDIAKHVVSNILDTLGPNDYVNIFTFSEEVAEVVPCFRDTLVQANMGNIRELKLGMDNIETNEIANVSAALTRAFELLEQFRETRNGARCNQAIMLVSDGVPYSFDEVFEQFNWKELPFIPVRVFTYLIGREVADVKEIKEMACRNQGYYVHLSTMAEVREEVLNYIPVIARPLVLNKREHPVVWSEIYADVEDPKMTDWLWEIKERAEQKERFIDYRKNRVLFYSPEEQHRRMIMKQRMNQDPYSNNQKYNFMTTVSVPVFDRRENATRVANILGVAGADVPIAEIKKYLKPHLLGVNGYAFIVTNNGYILTHPDFRPVFQDILKPAYNTVDMIEVELTDDDQGPRDFNNMLLNMRESIINQSTGAKWIRVKYHFDEMKRVSRTKRQYYWTPIKNTPFTLVVTYPETYGVNRLQIRTEDEIHRIHAKGSNVASFFSGNNWKIHPDWVYCKYLNEHPNETFGTPELELKHFLERMKLGGWKWPSNRTPPPPEHAMFSNITGKLPEKDYYYCDRGLMQALVYDAKVTEWFSKNVSGSGGNKDEKGPSPIAVLMGLLPRNEFKQRFGITVSFLATHSGLTRWQEYATGADESKQAEPDFSETHNRAIDEVWYKRAVELYYSNRNRKGADGENGKDDSDRNSFVYSVPFDAGNRNDTLVTASHAIFHTDGTREAPVAVVGFQFHHSALYTLFKNITSQCGHGDPRCEKTCFTGDYQCYVIDNNGFVVISEQLQETGAFFGEVKPAFMQRLLDDSIFRNVTVYDYQAVCFMPKGSINLGTVLQTPLRLLWWILTNTLSYLVWVVMQLFLSLAQAYDEIYDTGAYDVVPELGDLDDPTLNRYKEPEFNKVLINRTRPEPCDHVITLYELNMDVDPSVYTKEAHQCERPYVVLPIPSSNLLLLVLDTLCPLPTHVPQLSTWPVEHDYNASLACHKARSDPLPRRRPLTCINKHANESVIELCGDGSIPRYNVALLLALLVFGQCIVQRCAAGGIFAYL, encoded by the exons ATGTTGTACATAGGCGGCAGAAGTAGCTGTGGCATACTAGCTTTCACGTTTCTACTGTTCTTTGCAATCTCCATTACCCGTAGTGCCGATGAGCCAACGACAACAATCAAGTACAACGT TGTCCAAGCCTGGGCGGCCAAACTCGGCGGTGAACTGTGGCATTTGGGAGATTTTATAACTAGGCGAAAGGAGGTGGAAGAG AGTTTTAAACAAGCACAAGTAGTTAGCAAAAATGGACAAAAAATTGTCGAGGAGATGGCCAAGGATCTCAAGTACATGATGGATGCGAAAGTGAGCGCCGTGAAG CGCATCATGGATACGGCGGAAAACACTGCCATATCGTTCGACGAGGAACCGGTGAACCAAAGCTTCCAGTACTACAACGCGAAGCAGATGATCGAGCCGGGTGAAATCATTACCACACCGATCCCGATGATCGACGAAGATCCGGCCGACATCACCACACCGATACCGCCGAAAGAGATCGTACTGACGAAGAAGCGTCACTTCTTCAACGAAGCCGTCAACACGACCGTCAGCTCGGTGCACGTACCGACGAACGTGTACGACCGGGCGACCGAGGTGATCAAGGCGATCAAATGGTCGGAAGCGCTGGACTCCATCTTCTACAACAACTACATCGGCGACCCTACCCTCACGTGGCAATACTTTGGCAGTTCGAGCGGTTTCCTGCGCCAATTTCCCGCTACCAAGTGGGAACAGGATCCGGTCGATCTGTACGACTGCCGGCTGCGGTCGTGGTACATCGAAGCGGCCAACAGTCCGAAGGATATGCTGATCCTGGTCGACAGCTCCGGGTCGATGACGGGCCAGCGGAAGGACATCGCCAAACACGTCGTCTCGAACATCCTCGACACGCTCGGACCGAACGACTACGTCAACATTTTCACCTTCTCGGAAGAGGTGGCGGAAGTGGTGCCGTGCTTTCGCGATACGCTCGTGCAGGCGAACATGGGCAACATTCGCGAGCTGAAGCTCggtatggacaacatagaaaCCAATGAGATCGCTAACGTTTCAGCCGCCCTCACCAGGGCGTTCGAGTTGCTGGAACAGTTCCGGGAAACCCGCAACGGGGCCCGGTGCAATCAAGCGATCATGTTGGTCTCGGATGGTGTTCCATACAGCTTCGACGAGGTGTTCGAGCAGTTTAACTGGAAGGAGCTACCGTTCATACCGGTGCGCGTCTTTACCTACCTGATCGGGCGCGAGGTGGCGGACGTGAAGGAGATCAAGGAAATGGCCTGCCGGAACCAGGGCTACTACGTGCACCTGAGTACGATGGCGGAGGTGCGGGAAGAGGTGTTAAATTACATACCGGTCATAGCGCGCCCGTTGGTGCTGAACAAGCGGGAACATCCGGTCGTCTGGTCGGAGATCTATGCCGATGTCGAA GATCCCAAAATGACCGACTGGTTGTGGGAGATTAAGGAACGAGCAGAACAGAAGGAACGCTTCATCGACTATCGGAAGAATCGGGTGTTGTTTTACTCGCCGGAAGAACAACATCGTCGGATGATCATGAAGCAGCGCATG aaccAAGACCCGTACTCGAACAATCAGAAGTACAACTTCATGACGACCGTCTCGGTGCCAGTGTTTGATCGGCGAGAGAATGCG ACGCGGGTGGCCAACATACTTGGCGTAGCTGGAGCCGATGTGCCAATAgcggaaattaaaaaatacctTAAACCTCACCTG cttggTGTAAATGGATACGCCTTCATTGTCACTAACAATGGCTACATCCTGACGCATCCAGACTTCCGTCCAGTG TTTCAAGATATTCTCAAGCCAGCCTATAACACGGTCGACATGATTGAGGTCGAGTTGACCGATGACGACCAAGGGCCACGAGATTTCAATAACATGCTGCTTAAT ATGCGTGAATCTATTATCAACCAGTCTACTGGAGCCAAGTGGATACGTGTGAAGTACCACTTTGACGAAATG AAACGGGTTTCGCGTACCAAACGCCAGTACTACTGGACACCAATTAAAAACACCCCGTTCACGCTGGTGGTTACGTATCCCGAGACGTACGGCGTCAATCGGCTGCAGATACGCACGGAGGACGAGATCCACCGTATTCACGCTAAGGGCAGCAACGTGGCCAGCTTCTTCAGTGGCAACAATTGGAAAATTCATCCCGACTG GGTGTactgtaaatatttaaacgaaCACCCGAACGAAACGTTCGGTACGCCGGAGCTGGAGTTAAAGCATTTTCTCGAGCGCATGAAGCTCGGTGGCTGGAAGTGGCCCTCAAACCGCACGCCTCCCCCACCCGAACATGCCATGTTCT CTAATATAACGGGCAAATTGCCAGAGAAGGATTATTATTACT GCGATCGCGGTTTGATGCAGGCGCTCGTGTATGACGCTAAGGTCACGGAATGGTTCTCCAAGAACGTTAGCGGGAGCGGTGGAAACAAGGACGAGAAAGG TCCAAGTCCTATTGCTGTGTTGATGGGTTTGCTGCCAAG GAACGAGTTTAAGCAACGTTTCGGCATCACCGTTTCCTTTCTGGCGACACACTCGGGTTTAACACGATGGCAAGAATATGCCACCGGTGCGGACGAATCCAAACAAGCCGA GCCTGACTTTAGTGAAACGCACAACCGTGCGATCGACGAGGTGTGGTACAAGCGTGCGGTAGAGCTGTACTACAGCAACCGCAACCGGAAGGGGGCGGACGGTGAGAACGGTAAGGACGATAGCGATCGGAACAGCTTCGTCTACTCGGTACCGTTCGATGCGGGCAATCGGAACGATACGCTCGTTACCGCGAGCCATGCCATTTTCCACACGGACGGGACGCGCGAAGCgccggtggcggtggtagGCTTCCAGTTTCATCATTCCGCACTGTACACGCTGTTTAAGAACATCACCAGCCAGTGCGGGCACGGCGATCCGCGGTGCGAGAAGACGTGCTTTACCGGCGATTATCAGTGTTACGTGATCGACAACAATGGGTTTGTGGTGATCAGTGAGCAGCTGCAGGAAACGGGTGCATTCTTTGGTGAGGTGAAGCCGGCGTTTATGCAGCGCCTGCTGGACGATAGCATCTTTCGCAATGTGACCGTGTACGACTATCAGGCGGTTTGTTTCATGCCGAAGGGCTCGATCAATCTCGGTACGGTACTGCAGACGCCGTTGCGTTTGCTCTGGTGGATTCTTACCAATACGCTTTCGTACCTGGTTTGGGTGGTGATGCAACTGTTTCTTAGCCTGGCACAAGCGTACGATGAAA taTACGACACGGGTGCGTATGATGTGGTACCGGAACTGGGCGATCTAGATGATCCAACGCTGAATCGCTACAAGGAACCGGAGTTCAACAAGGTACTGATCAACCGTACCCGGCCGGAGCCGTGCGATCACGTGATCACCCTGTACGAGCTCAACATGGACGTTGATCCGTCAGTGTACACAAAAGAGGCACACCAGTGCGAACG ACCGTACGTGGTGCTGCCGATACCGTCCAGCAATCTTCTGCTGCTAGTGCTGGACACACTCTGCCCACTGCCCACCCATGTGCCACAGCTGTCGACGTGGCCGGTGGAGCACGATTACAATGCTTCGCTCGCTTGCCACAAGGCCCGCAGCGATCCGCTCCCGCGGCGAAGACCACTTACCTGCATCAACAAGCATGCAAAT GAAAGTGTGATCGAGCTGTGCGGTGACGGTAGCATACCCAGGTACAACGTTGCTTTACTGCTTGCCCTGCTAGTGTTCGGCCAGTGCATAGTGCAGCGGTGCGCTGCCGGTGGCATCTTCGCTTACCTCTGA